The following coding sequences are from one Rhinoraja longicauda isolate Sanriku21f chromosome 7, sRhiLon1.1, whole genome shotgun sequence window:
- the cars2 gene encoding putative cysteine--tRNA ligase, mitochondrial isoform X4, which translates to MAMVITDIDDKIIKRSMELNISPKVLASIYEQNFKQDMESLKVLPPTACMRVTDNIPQIVKFIEKIICNGHAYSTSAGNVYFDIQSIGDRYGKFVKINDNTIEETSENDKRHCRDFALWKSSKPLEPFWSSPWGNGRPGWHIECSTIASSVFGNKLDIHSGGIDLAFPHHENEVAQCEAYHQCEQWGNYFLHSGHLHLKGSEQKMSKSLKNYITIKDLLEKFTADQFRMFCLLSKYRSAMEFSDASMIQAGNVLNSISNFIHDASAYMSGQLKYPSVDETLLWERLNATKDAVKAAFADDFDTPGATNSIINLIHHGNRQLQTVTKEGDYPRSPAVFGAIIAYIERFLDAVGISLDHGKLPIADTSSAVLYNVAEQLVGFRQEVRNYALAVNDQELGSGEGRELSKEEEQQQRERRRQLMIERQPLLRACDSLRKDLDAIGINIKDRGATSSWELTPQLWNKSKSETQPLSSDFKEPGSMR; encoded by the exons ATGGCGATGGTCATCACAGATATTGATGATAAAATAATAAAGAGATCAATGGAG TTGAATATCTCCCCAAAGGTACTTGCTTCCATATACGAACAGAATTTCAAACAAGATATGGAAAGCTTAAAG GTTCTTCCACCCACAGCATGTATGAGAGTGACTGATAATATTCCTCAGATTGTGAAATTCATAGAGAAAATAATTTGCAATGGCCATGCCTATTCTACCTCAGCAG GAAATGTGTATTTTGACATCCAGTCAATTGGTGATCGTTATGGAAAGTTTGTCAAAATAAATGATAATACCATTGAAGAAACAA GTGAAAACGATAAAAGACACTGTAGAGATTTTGCTTTGTGGAAATCATCAAAACCATTGGAGCCATTTTGGTCATCGCCATGGGGAAATGGCAGGCCTGGCTGGCACATCGAGTGTTCGACAATTGCAAG CTCTGTGTTTGGAAATAAACTGGACATCCATTCTGGTGGAATAGACCTGGCTTTCCCCCATCACGAAAACGAGGTTGCTCAATGCGAGGCCTACCACCAATGTGAGCAATGGGGAAACTACTTTTTACACTCTG GACATTTACATTTAAAGGGAAGTGAACAAAAGATGTCAAAATCATTGAAAAATTACATCACAATTAAG GATCTCTTGGAAAAATTCACCGCAGATCAGTTCCGAATGTTTTGCCTTCTGTCAAAATACAGATCAG CAATGGAATTCAGTGATGCCAGCATGATACAAGCCGGAAACGTTCTCAACTCCATTTCTAATTTTATTCATGATGCCTCTGCTTATATGAGTGGACAATTGAAATACCCATCGGTTGATGAAACGTTGTTATGGGAAAG GTTAAATGCAACCAAAGACGCTGTAAAGGCTGCCTTCGCTGATGATTTTGACACTCCAGGGGCCACTAATTCAATTATAAATCTTATTCACCATGGCAACAGACAGCTTCAAACAGTTACCAAG GAGGGAGATTACCCGAGGAGCCCGGCTGTGTTTGGGGCAATAATTGCATACATTGAACGATTCCTGGATGCTGTTGGTATTTCTCTTGATCATGGTAAG CTGCCGATCGCAGACACTTCTTCAGCTGTTCTTTACAACGTTGCTGAACAACtggtgggttttcgccaggaggTCAGGAACTACGCTCTGGCAGTGAACGATCAGGAGTTGGGCTCTGGTGAAGGCAGAGAGCTGAGCAAGGAAGAGGAACAGCAACAGAGGGAGCGCAGGAGACAGCTGATGATcgagcgccagcctctcctgagaGCGTGTGACTCACTGCGGAAGGACCTTGATGCTATTGGAATAAATATCAAG GATAGAGGGGCGACATCATCTTGGGAGCTGACACCACAACTTTGGAACAAGAGTAAAAGCGAAACCCAACCACTCTCATCTGACTTTAAGGAACCGGGATCCATGCGTTAA